The Flavobacteriales bacterium genomic sequence TGTTTTCCTGGGAACCAACTACGATGAAAACGGAGAACTGGTGAATGTGCAAACTGAAAGCATGATCCCTGTGATCCCGTTCGGTGAAAATGCTTTGAAGTTTGAATTTGCTGCCCCCCAATACGGACAGGAGGAAGGCGTGGTGTACCAATACCTCCTGACCGGTGCGGATAAAGGTTGGTCTGATTGGGGGCAGGAATCCCACAAGGAATACAGCTATATCGGTGAAGGGACACACCGTTTCCGTGTCAGGGCCAAGAACATTTACGGCGTGGTGAGTGAAGAAGCTGTGTATGAGTTTGTGGTACTGCCTCCCTGGTACCGCACTTTCTGGGCTTACATTGCCTACGTTTTGGCATTTGCAACCTTTGTGTACGGTGCGGTAACCATCTCCACAAAAAGCCTTCGCAATGTGATCCGCGAACGTACCATGGAGGTGGTGAAGCAAAAAGAACTGGTGGAAGAAAAGAACCGTGACATCCTCGACAGCATCCGTTATGCCAAGCGGATACAGGAAGCCATTCTTCCACCCAACGATTCGGTGAAGCAGCTGCTGCCCGATTCTTTCGTGTTGTACAAACCCAAGGACATCGTCAGTGGTGATTTCTACTACATCCGTGGACAGGCGGATGAAAAAGGTGATGAGAAAGTGATCTTTGCCGCGGTGGATTGTACAGGCCATGGTGTTCCTGGCGCTTTCATGAGCATCGTGGGACACAACAGCCTCAACCAGGCCGTTACGGTCAAAGGCATGACCCGTCCGGGAGAAGTGCTGAACTACATCAACCACCTCATGACAGAATCACTCGGTCAGGAAAGAAGCAACTCCACCGTTCACGATGGAATGGATATCGCCCTGTGCAGCCTGGACCGGAAGAGGATGAAGCTGCAGTATGCCGGTGCTTTCAATCCCCTCTATATCATCCGGAAAGGAAAACTGATAGAGACCAAAGCAGACAAACACCCTGTGGGCGGATATAAGGATGATGAAGCCATGCATTTCACAAACCACGAATTCGACCTGCTGCGCGGTGATTGCATCTATGTGTTTTCAGATGGATTTGCAGATCAGTTCGGAGGCCCGGAAGGCAAGAAGTTCAAATATCAAACCTTCAGAAACCTCCTGATCAGTATTCATGAAACAGCAATGAACGCCCAGGGAGCATACCTGGATCAAACCCTGACCGCATGGATGTCAGGCTATGAGCAGGTGGATGATATTTGTGTAATCGGCGTTCGTGTTTGAATACACCTTCTTTTATCATGCAGAAACGTGCTTTTCTGGTGTTGGGATTGATTGCCATGTTGGCTTATCTGCCCACCCTATGGAATGGTTATGCATTGGATGATTTCCTGTTTGTTGTTCATAACACGGATGTACAGCAGGGGTGGAGCGCAATTCCCACCATCCTTACCACCAATTTTAGTCATGGAGCAGACGGTTTCAATGACGGACTCTACCGGCCGATAGCGCCTGTAACCTGGGCCATTGAGCATGCATTAACGGGTGATGTGCCTTTTGTCGGCCACCTTTTGAATGTGCTGTTGTTCGGTTTGTGTACCGCACAATTGTTCCTGTTTCTTAAAGATTGGCTGGGAGTGCATCAACGGTTGTTGCCGTATGCGGCTGTTCTGATTTTTGCCCTGCATCCGATTCACACGGAGGCCGTGGCCAATATCAAGGGGCGGGATGAGATCCTGGCATTGTTGTTTGTTGTATTGGCTGCCCGGCAAATGTTGCGATATCACCGACACGGAGGCATAAAGCATTTGCTGTATTCGGCGTGCTGGTTTGTGTGTGCATTCCTGTCGAAAGAAAGCGCACTCACTGCGGTGGTCACTCTTCCGGTGCTGATGTGGGGTACACCCGGATTGATAACGGGGAGGAAAAAGATCGTCTTTTCATGGATGGCGTTGGGTATTGCCGGAGTGGCTCTGTATGCATGGCGCACCCATGTGATTCATGGCATGGATCGCCCTCTGGACGCAGGCCTCAACAGTCTGCTGAACAATTCAATTGCGGGAAAGAATTCCATGTTCGATCGGTTGCCGTCCGCTGCCTGGCTCCAACTCCTGTACTTCCGGAAGATGATCTGGCCGGTGTCACTGAGTCATGATTACTCCTACAATGCCATTCCGGCACTGGGGTGGACAGATGCAAAGGCATGGATTGGCTTGTTGTTTACAGGAACAGCGCTTGTTTTGTCTTGCCTTGGTGCAAGGAGAAAAGGAGTATGGGGAACTGCCGCCTTGTTCTATTTTGTATCACTTGCCGTAGTGGGAAATCTGTTTATGCTGATCGGTGCCACATTTGCTGAAAGGTTTCTGTTTATGCCTTCCCTGGGATTTTCCGTGGCTGCCGGCTATGCGATCCTTCATATCGGCAGGAAGGTGGATATGCAACTCCGGGATATCAGATCGGTTTTTCAATGTGCCCCTCTGAAGGCATGGTTGTTTTCCATCCTGCTTTTGTCAGCAACTGTGATGACAATGATGAGATGTATGGAATGGAAGAACAACATGTCTTTGTTCTCTGCGGACGTTGTGAAGCAACCGAACAGCGCGCGCATTCAATACAATTATGGTACTGAGTGCTACAGGCTCGCCGCAAAGGGAGATGCAAACTTTGTCAGGCCTGCGATACAACATCTTGCACGTGCCGTAACCATTTACCCAGCATACCTTGATGGATGGTCGAACCTCGGACTGGCCTATTCGCTGGTACCGGCTCATGACTCGGCAATTGCATGTTTCAGGCAGGCCATACGTATTGATCCGAGGTATCAGAAAGCCCATTATAACATGGGGTTGATAGCCTTTCAGGCAAAGGACTACCGTCAGGCGCTGGAAGGTTTCCTTGGGTACAACAAGAAGGCAGATGATGCCGCTGTTATGCACTACATCGGGTTGAGTTACGGATACCTCGGGCAGGTGCAGGAAGGACTTCCGTATCTGCTTCGTGCGGCAGAGCTGTCACCGCAAAACGGTTTGGTCATGAAAGACATCGGCGTGGCCTATGGATACATGAAAGAATACGAGGCTTCCCTGGCTTATTCGAGGAAAGCCCTGGAGTTGACGCCGGATGATCGGGCCATATATGCAAACATGGCCCTGACATACAGGGCCATGGGGGATGAGGGGAATTACCAGCGCTACATGCAGATGTCGCGCAAATGAACCTATTCGGTCAGGTCGGTAACATCGTAATCCGGATGGGCTTTGGGATCGAACATGAACTTGCTGTCGGGTACGTTCTGATTCGACTTCATGTCTTTCAGTTCATAGATGTATGAACTACCGTCTTTTCCGAAGAAATAGGCTTTCACGACACGTTTCTTCGCACCGTCAATGCTGAGTCGTACCCTTGAGAAACTTTTGTCGCCGTTCTTCGGTACCAGGTCGATGAGGTCTACATCCACATTGCCTTCCTTCGCTTTTTTGATGTAGCGGAACTTCCATCCTTCTTCATACGTCTTGAACATGTCTGCCGGACTGAATGCGTCCTTATCGGGCAGGCTTTTTGTCACTTCTTCATCGGTGGGCATGATGGTCCACATATGCTTTCCATCAAAAATAATTTCACGGCCGGCGATTTTCAGGTTGTATTTGCTGCCTTTGATGATGATCTCCCCGTCCTGGGAGTCATGTATGTCGCTTTCCTTGTTCTCGAGTGTGTAGGTGAAGTGTGCGCTGATGTCTGTATAGGCGCTGGTTTGCGCGCTCACTTCGTCGAGGATCTTTTTTGCTTTTGGGTCCCGTACGTCGCCGTCGTCCTGTGCTTGAGCAAGGGAAAACAGTCCTGTGAGAATAGCGGTGGCACTGAGTGTGATGATCTTGTTGTTCATGATAATCTGATTTGCGAGGGAGGCTTCCTATGATAGGGGAGCCTCATTCCCCTCGTCGTTTGATCTCTGTGAATTCAAAAACTGTTCCAAAGCCATTTCATCCGGTATCAATACCTGGCGGGCTTTGCTACCCTCGAAGGGGCCAATGATGCCTGCAGCCTCCAATTGGTCGATGATCCGGCCGGCGCGGTTGTATCCCAGTTTCAGTCGTCTTTGGAGCAACGAAGCGCTGCCTTGCTGGTGAACCACCACGATGCGGGCGGCATCCTCGAACATTGAATCGCGGTCATCCGGATTGAGGGTCCCTGAACCCTCAGCTGTTTCGTCAACGAATTCCGGTAGCAGGTGTGCATCTGCATATCCGCGTTGGTTTCCTATGAATTCGGTTACCCTTTCCACTTCCGGTGTATCCAGGAAGGCACATTGGATACGTATCACTTCGCTGCCGGTAGATAGCAGCAGATCACCTCTTCCGATGAGCTGGTCGGCGCCTCCTGCATCCAGGATGGTTCTGGAATCAACCTTGGATGTTACACGGAATGCGATGCGTGAGGGAAAGTTGGCTTTGATGGTGCCAGTGATGATGTTCACCGATGG encodes the following:
- a CDS encoding DUF1736 domain-containing protein, which produces MQKRAFLVLGLIAMLAYLPTLWNGYALDDFLFVVHNTDVQQGWSAIPTILTTNFSHGADGFNDGLYRPIAPVTWAIEHALTGDVPFVGHLLNVLLFGLCTAQLFLFLKDWLGVHQRLLPYAAVLIFALHPIHTEAVANIKGRDEILALLFVVLAARQMLRYHRHGGIKHLLYSACWFVCAFLSKESALTAVVTLPVLMWGTPGLITGRKKIVFSWMALGIAGVALYAWRTHVIHGMDRPLDAGLNSLLNNSIAGKNSMFDRLPSAAWLQLLYFRKMIWPVSLSHDYSYNAIPALGWTDAKAWIGLLFTGTALVLSCLGARRKGVWGTAALFYFVSLAVVGNLFMLIGATFAERFLFMPSLGFSVAAGYAILHIGRKVDMQLRDIRSVFQCAPLKAWLFSILLLSATVMTMMRCMEWKNNMSLFSADVVKQPNSARIQYNYGTECYRLAAKGDANFVRPAIQHLARAVTIYPAYLDGWSNLGLAYSLVPAHDSAIACFRQAIRIDPRYQKAHYNMGLIAFQAKDYRQALEGFLGYNKKADDAAVMHYIGLSYGYLGQVQEGLPYLLRAAELSPQNGLVMKDIGVAYGYMKEYEASLAYSRKALELTPDDRAIYANMALTYRAMGDEGNYQRYMQMSRK
- a CDS encoding outer membrane lipoprotein carrier protein LolA, with amino-acid sequence MNNKIITLSATAILTGLFSLAQAQDDGDVRDPKAKKILDEVSAQTSAYTDISAHFTYTLENKESDIHDSQDGEIIIKGSKYNLKIAGREIIFDGKHMWTIMPTDEEVTKSLPDKDAFSPADMFKTYEEGWKFRYIKKAKEGNVDVDLIDLVPKNGDKSFSRVRLSIDGAKKRVVKAYFFGKDGSSYIYELKDMKSNQNVPDSKFMFDPKAHPDYDVTDLTE